CGTCCAATGCTCCTCAGAAATATAAATAACAAAATCCTTGAATTTAAAGGCTCATTGGTAACCATTGGTTATGCTCCTTGGGAAGCCAAAAAGGAGTTTGTACAAAAGTCTATTTCATATAAGAAAGGAGATCAACTCTACCTTTTCAGTGATGGTTTTCAAGATCAATTTGGAGGAGTGCGTGATACCCGTTTCCAAAAAAGGCAATTGTACAAGCTACTTCACAATTCAAATACTGAAAGCATGAAAGAAGAGGCTACTAAACTTAAAAAAGCCTTGACCGACTGGAAAGGCGGACGTGAACAAACCGATGATATTTTATTTGTTGGACTCAAGCTCTGATTATTTACACAAACTCAAATAAAAAACCCACTCAAACAAAACGCATGAGTGGGTTTCTTCTATCATTAAAATGGTATAGAATACAAGGTGTACAATTGATACGAAATAGCTAAAGACAAGCTTCCCTTAGTTTTTCCATTGTACTTTTTTCCTTCTCAGATAATTCCTTCAAAACTTCAGATGCTTGATTGACATAAACTATATTTTCTGTTTCACCGATAGATTCAAACAGACCTGATAGTTGTTTCCACATCTTCGCAATTTCATTATAATCTTCACTAGCACTTTCTAATTCAGCAGATTCTAATATGATGGCACTTTCCTTTAGGAAATCACGATAAATATTTCGGAATAAAGCACCTCCTGTTCCGCCACGTTCCATGAGTGAAGCGGAGGTTTGAAAATCTTTGCTGATATTGGTACTTGTTTCAAACCATTTCTTAATTTCTGTACTTGTTTTTGAAATTCCTTTATACCCAATGTTTTTAATTGGAGGGTTCAAAAAGTCTGTTGCATTATTTAAGACTGCTTTCTTTATGATATCTTTTAAGTTAGGCATTTCCCCGCTCCTACTAATCGTATAAGAACGGTTTCGAGACGACATAGGACCTCTTTCATTTCTGGCTAACGCTAAACTTCTTAGGCTTGTTCGGGCATCTCGACCTTGCTGATTGGTATCATTGAGATAAGCTACTTCATCATCGTAGCCATATATAGAAACATAATGACCTGCGAAGTGAATTTTGTTGGTAAAATAGTCAAGATGATAGCAATCCAATTTGAGTCCAACTGCTTTTCCGTGATCAATATGATATTTTACATTTTCCCATGCTCTTTTAACGGAAGAAGTTTCTTTGACTTCAAGCTCTAAGTTCAAGTTTTTGCAAATATTTTCTGTCAAAATATCTGGTTTCACTCGACCTCCGATGAACGGAAAATCCATGATTTTCATATTCCAAAATATATACCCCAGACCTTCCCCAATTCCAAAGAGCATGGGTTCAGAGAATTCGATACCAAGTTGATTAAGTAAACTTCCTGTAGCGGTAGTTTCACAATGTTGTCCGTTAAATGGCTTAAAATCTTTTATAATCATCTGAAATTATACATTTGTTGTCCTTTCTATGCCTAACTTATCACGAAACTACTCCACAGGCACACAAATCTCTACAATACACTTTTTCTCAGGATGCGTATTGAAATCGTTATGGTAGATTTCGAAAGGAGCTTTATCATTTTCATCAAAACCATTTTCGTGCATCCAAACAAATACACTCTTCCATGCATCTTCAAATTCGCTGAAATTGATCTCAAACATGCCACAAACACACTTTTTAGGGTCTAGTGTCATGAAATTGATTGTCCCTTGGGTGTCTACTTCATTTTCCAAAAGTAGAGACGCACTTTGCCTCACTTTTGAAAGCGCAGTTACATTTGGGTCATCGTGATAGACTGTTAGCATTTTTGAATTCTCATTCAACAAGCCTTTTGGTCCTGCCCAAGCCATGAGTTGGCCGTAAGCACCTTCAATTTCTTCATAGTTTCCAACATGAGAAACATAGGCTAGTGGCATTTGGGGGATTTCTTTTACTTCAAATTTAGCATTCATAATCATCCATTTTTTGAGTTGATTGATGTTACAAATGTAGTTATCGATCTCCAGTGACTTTTGTCCGATCTTGCGCTCCGTTTTTCCAATCTTGCTAAAAGGATCTGTCATCTTTCGAAATGCGGTAGGACTCATTCCATAAAACTTCTTGAATGACTTCGTAAATGCAGAATTGCTACTAAAGCCCAAATCAAATACAATATCTGCGATCGGGGACTCTTTATCTTTTAGAAAAATAGAGGCCGATTTCTCAATTCTTTTCCGAATGATATACTCATTTGGTGTTTCTCCAACGATGGCAGAAAAAATTCGATGAAAATGAAACGGAGAATAATGAGCCTGTTCGGCAAGAATATTTAGCGAAAGATCGGCTTCCAAATGCTCTTCTATGTACTGAACAACTTCAGTGATTCTTAAAATATATTCTTTTTGGGTGATACTCATTATTCAGCTTGCTTTTTCAATT
Above is a window of Sediminitomix flava DNA encoding:
- a CDS encoding BtrH N-terminal domain-containing protein; this encodes MIIKDFKPFNGQHCETTATGSLLNQLGIEFSEPMLFGIGEGLGYIFWNMKIMDFPFIGGRVKPDILTENICKNLNLELEVKETSSVKRAWENVKYHIDHGKAVGLKLDCYHLDYFTNKIHFAGHYVSIYGYDDEVAYLNDTNQQGRDARTSLRSLALARNERGPMSSRNRSYTISRSGEMPNLKDIIKKAVLNNATDFLNPPIKNIGYKGISKTSTEIKKWFETSTNISKDFQTSASLMERGGTGGALFRNIYRDFLKESAIILESAELESASEDYNEIAKMWKQLSGLFESIGETENIVYVNQASEVLKELSEKEKSTMEKLREACL
- a CDS encoding AraC family transcriptional regulator, producing the protein MSITQKEYILRITEVVQYIEEHLEADLSLNILAEQAHYSPFHFHRIFSAIVGETPNEYIIRKRIEKSASIFLKDKESPIADIVFDLGFSSNSAFTKSFKKFYGMSPTAFRKMTDPFSKIGKTERKIGQKSLEIDNYICNINQLKKWMIMNAKFEVKEIPQMPLAYVSHVGNYEEIEGAYGQLMAWAGPKGLLNENSKMLTVYHDDPNVTALSKVRQSASLLLENEVDTQGTINFMTLDPKKCVCGMFEINFSEFEDAWKSVFVWMHENGFDENDKAPFEIYHNDFNTHPEKKCIVEICVPVE